In Harpia harpyja isolate bHarHar1 chromosome 22, bHarHar1 primary haplotype, whole genome shotgun sequence, a single genomic region encodes these proteins:
- the LIPT1 gene encoding lipoyltransferase 1, mitochondrial, with product MVLQSSLKNCLQLSCILRTPKAGFRSTTSGSLIIQSISNDVYQNLAVEDWIHDHVNLENRQVLFLWRNSPAVVIGRHQNPWQECNLRLLRQKSIKLARRRSGGGTVYHDLGNINLTFFTTRKKYERMENLKLVVKALKALRPQLDVHVTDRYDILLDRQYKISGTAAKLGRTTAYHHCTLLCNADKFVLSSVLKSPYKGLKSNATPSVPASVKNLFEEDPSLTCEVLLDAIAEEYATQHHIDHHITLINPADETVLPGINNKTKELQTWEWVYGKTPKFSVSTCFNMVYKDSILDVKVDMDVKRGRIEVCNIDLPEQWLPPALCSELVKSLVGSKFCPNETTTLATTLLRVCPQDDELHNRWNLLCENMVMLM from the coding sequence ATGGTACTCCAGTCATCACTGAAGAACTGCCTTCAGCTATCCTGCATCCTCAGGACTCCAAAAGCTGGCTTCAGAAGCACAACTAGTGGAAGCCTCATTATCCAGTCTATTTCTAATGATGTTTACCAAAATCTAGCTGTGGAAGACTGGATCCATGATCATGTGAATTTAGAGAACCGACAGGTCCTTTTCCTTTGGAGAAATTCCCCAGCTGTGGTAATAGGGAGACATCAGAACCCCTGGCAGGAATGCAACCTCAGGCTCTTGAGGCAAAAAAGTATAAAACTAGCCAGGAGAAGAAGTGGAGGAGGGACAGTTTACCATGACTTAGGCAATATCAATTTGACTTTCTttacaaccagaaaaaaatatgaacGAATGGAAAACCTGAAACTAGTTGTGAAGGCACTGAAAGCCTTGCGCCCCCAGTTAGATGTACATGTCACTGACAGATACGACATCTTGCTAGATAGGCAATACAAAATCTCAGGTACTGCTGCAAAGCTGGGAAGGACAACTGCTTATCACCACTGTACCTTACTCTGTAATGCAGACAAGTTTGTTTTATCTTCTGTGCTAAAAAGTCCTTATAAAGGGCTAAAAAGCAATGCCACTCCTAGTGTGCCTGCCTCAGTGAAAAATCTCTTTGAAGAGGATCCTAGTTTAACTTGTGAGGTGCTCCTGGATGCCATTGCTGAAGAATATGCTACACAACACCACATAGATCATCACATCACCTTAATAAATCCAGCTGATGAGACTGTGCTTCCTGGAATTAATAATAAAACTAAGGAACTACAAACCTGGGAATGGGTGTATGGAAAGACACCGAAGTTCAGCGTTAGCACTTGTTTTAACATGGTCTATAAAGACTCTATTCTTGATGTTAAAGTAGATATGGATGTAAAGCGTGGGAGGATTGAAGTCTGCAACATTGATCTGCCAGAGCAGTGGCTGCCACCAGCACTGTGCAGTGAACTGGTGAAGAGCCTTGTTGGCAGTAAGTTTTGCCCAAATGAAACCACTACGCTAGCGACAACGTTACTGAGAGTGTGTCCACAAGATGATGAGTTGCACAACAGGTGGAACCTGCTATGTGAGAATATGGTAATGTTAATGTga
- the TSGA10 gene encoding testis-specific gene 10 protein — MSKKFSTIQGVSSDPEVLKILREREELKSALKKYQRHVAEIQGNFKVLTAERDKIVNLYEQAQKEISRLRQEVIKCPRTPKSTVTAQALLRHVEIERDTALSDFRRMTTERDSLREQLKISQETAFNEKAHLEQRIEELETTIQNLGSEQLEQMSEVALMKDTIDSLETEMKRLARRALDSETELSRQEAEYVSLSLLNEKTEQSLSETQRSLVKKKYEMQLAQEKIMLLDEKIDNFSRQSLVQQQEICALKETIAQLDKEKASLQDCVEEGREKIVTFEESLAIKEKIISDFKILISELECSTKKSAEALCTCEKDITSLHQQLQETNKELVQTNKNRESLAQENDRLQEHLSNIKQENQALYKKLAKYQTELDDMKLKAQDSSTDIVRLKGVLKSKERENCELLENYHKAHEQGESWEAKYHQAEADCSSVRLTLINAESENRRLKEKMESLETEMEQLQSKCESSHSEIELLRKQLGNERASMKNLESLLVSSHEKEFQSQRAKQEKDSEIQFLKEQLALAENKLAVQSQDFTQLRNRAAQLESELVITKRQLGTERFERECAVQELQRQNRTISYQLSSTLRTSSPEHSHHRPPDWSLDWSLEGNSCFKDL, encoded by the exons ATgtcaaaaaaattttcaaccatcCAG GGAGTGAGTTCTGATCCAGAAGTTTTGAAAATACTGAGAGAACGTGAAGAACTTAAGTCAGCGCTGAAAAAATATCAGCGCCATGTGGCAGAAATTCAGGGTAACTTCAAGGTTTTAACAGCTGAGAGAGACAAAATTGTCAATCTTTATGAACAG gcaCAGAAAGAGATTTCCCGACTTCGTCAGGAAGTTATCAAATGCCCCAGGACTCCTAAAAGTACTGTGACAGCTCAAGCTCTGTTAAGACATGTGGAGATAGAAAGGGATACAGCACTGTCAGATTTCCGAAGGATGACTACAGAACGTGATAGCCTCAGGGAGCAGTTAAAG ATTTCCCAAGAGACTGCATTTAATGAAAAGGCTCATTTGGAACAGAGAATTGAAGAGCTAGAAACGACTATTCAAAAT TTAGGTAGTGAACAGTTAGAACAGATGTCCGAAGTGGCACTAATGAAAGACACCATTGATTCTCTGGAAACTGAGATGAAAAGATTGGCAAGAAGAGCACTGGACTCTGAAACTGAGCTGAGCCGACAGGAAGCTGAATATGTTTCACTTAG ttTATTGAATGAAAAGACAGAACAGAGTCTTTCAGAGACTCAGCGAAGCCTtgttaagaaaaaatatgaaatgcaacTTGCCCAAGAGAAAATTATGCTTTTGGATGAAAAAATTG ATAACTTTTCAAGACAAAGTCTTGTACAACAACAGGAGATCTGTGCTTTGAAAGAAACAATTGCACAACTTGATAAAGAGAAGGCATCTTTGCAAGACTgtgtggaagaaggaagagagaagattgTTACTTTTGAGGAAAGCCTGGCAATTAAA gagaaaataatttcgGATTTCAAGATTCTGATTTCTGAGTTGGAGTGTTCCACAAA AAAATCTGCTGAAGCACTCTGTACCTGTGAGAAGGACATCACCAGTTTACATCAACAGCTACAAGAAACCAACAAAGAACTTGTACAGACTAACAAGAACAGAGAATCATTAGCTCAGGAGAATGACAGGTTACAAGAGCATCTTTCTAATATTAAGCAAGAAAATCAG GCACTATATAAAAAACTGGCAAAGTACCAAACTGAGCTTGATGATATGAAGTTGAAAGCCCAGGATTCAAGTACAGATATTGTCAGGCTGAAGGGTGTACTGAAGTCTAAA GAGAGAGAGAACTGCGAGCTTTTGGAGAATTACCACAAAGCCCATGAACAAGGAGAAAGTTGGGAAGCAAAATATCATCAAGCAGAAGCAGATTGTAGCTCTGTTAGGCTGACACTGATCAATGCGGAGTCTGAGAACCGCAGgttgaaagagaaaatggagtCCCTTGAAACAGAGATGGAGCAA cTGCAGAGCAAGTGTGAGTCATCCCATTCTGAAATAGAGCTGCTGAGAAAACAACTGGGAAATGAAAGAGCATCTATGAAAAACCTGGAATCTTTGCTTGTGTCCAGTCATGAGAAAGAATTTCAGTCACAGAgagcaaagcaagaaaaagactCTGAAATTCAGTTTCTCAAGGAACAGCTTGCTTTAGCAGAAAATAAACT TGCTGTGCAGAGTCAAGATTTTACTCAGCTCAGAAATAGAGCAGCTCAGCTAGAGTCAGAACTGGTTATCACCAAAAGACAGCTGGGGACTGAGCGCTTTGAAAG